Proteins from one Mercurialis annua linkage group LG7, ddMerAnnu1.2, whole genome shotgun sequence genomic window:
- the LOC126655987 gene encoding very-long-chain aldehyde decarbonylase CER1-like isoform X2, protein MATKPGVLTDWPWKSLGNFKYMILAPWVVHSIYSFTVKSENERDFTNFLIFPSIIFRYLHSQIWISVSRYQTAKGNKKIVDKPIEFHQVDRETNWDDQIIMYGIMSYFASMLVPWASKFPIWRTDGVVLTMLLHAGPVEFLYYWFHRALHHHYLYSRYHSHHHSSLVTQPITSVIHPFAEVMVYLMLFAIPPAVVVLSGRASVVALYSYMFYVDFMNNMGHCNFEILPKFIFSIFPPLKYIIYTPSYHSLHHTQFRTNYSLFMPFYDYIYDTIDKSSDSLYETSLEKPQEFPTLVHLTHFTTPASIYHLRLGFASFASRPLTCTPSYVAILSPFTYLFTVLVSLFGRVFVSERNIVNNVVSQTWIIPRYKTQYLRKWESRAINRFIEEAILEADAMGCKVLSLGLLNQIVVLNEEEHGIPGLQTEHVDISKRYEQKIWLIGDDITENEQLKAPKGTLFIPFTQFPPKRVRKDCFYHVTPAMLTPNSLQNLDSCENWIPRRAMSAWRVAGIIHSLEDWKVHECGSYIFNMDKIWEASLHHGFYPLSLPN, encoded by the exons ATGGCTACAAAACCAGGAGTCCTCACTGACTGGCCATGGAAATCTCTTGGAAACTTCAag TATATGATTCTGGCTCCATGGGTGGTTCATAGCATTTACTCATTCACAGTAAAAAGTGAAAATGAGAGGGATTTCACCAACTTCCTCATATTCCCatctattatttttagataCTTACATAGCCAGATTTGGATTTCTGTTTCTCGTTATCAAACTGCTAAAGGCAACAAAAAGATCGTTGATAAGCCCATTGAGTTCCATCAAGTTGATAGAGAAACCAACTG GGATGACCAGATAATAATGTACGGAATAATGTCCTATTTTGCAAGTATGTTAGTTCCATGGGCATCAAAGTTTCCAATATGGAGAACAGATGGAGTAGTGTTAACAATGCTACTTCATGCCGGTCCTGTAGAGTTTCTCTATTACTGGTTTCATAGAGCTCTTCATCACCATTACCTCTATTCTCGTTATCATTCTCATCATCATTCCTCTCTTGTCACTCAGCCGATTACAT CTGTAATCCATCCATTCGCTGAAGTAATGGTGTATTTAATGCTTTTTGCAATACCACCAGCAGTTGTGGTATTGAGTGGAAGAGCCTCAGTGGTAGCTCTTTATAGTTACAtgttttatgttgattttatgaACAATATGGGACATTGCAATTTTGAGATCCTTCCTAAATTCATCTTCTCTATATTTCCTCCTCTCAAATACATCATCTACACACCCTC GTATCATTCACTGCATCACACACAATTTCGGACGAATTACTCATTATTCATGCCATTTTATGACTACATCTACGATACTATTGACAAATCAAGCGACTCTTTGTATGAAACTTCACTTGAAAAGCCTCAAGAATTCCCAACTCTTGTTCATTTAACCCACTTCACAACTCCTGCCTCTATTTACCATCTCCGGCTAGGGTTTGCATCCTTCGCTTCGAGGCCGTTAACTTGTACTCCAAGCTATGTCGCCATTTTGAGCCCGTTTACTTACTTATTTACGGTATTAGTAAGCTTGTTTGGCCGTGTATTTGTCTCCGAGAGGAACATCGTCAACAACGTTGTATCACAAACTTGGATCATTCCAAGATACAAAACACAG TACTTACGAAAATGGGAAAGCAGAGCTATCAACCGATTTATTGAAGAAGCTATACTGGAAGCAGATGCAATGGGCTGTAAAGTGCTGAGCTTAGGGCTTCTAAATCAG ATTGTTGTGTTAAATGAAGAGGAACATGGAATTCCAGGACTTCAAACTGAACATGTGGACATATCAAAACGATATGAGCAAAAG ATATGGTTGATTGGAGATGATATAAcagaaaatgaacaattaaagGCTCCTAAAGGAACATTGTTCATACCTTTCACACAATTTCCTCCTAAAAGAGTTCGCAAAGATTGTTTCTACCATGTCACACCAGCCATGCTAACTCCTAATTCTCTTCAGAATTTGGATTCCTGTGAG AATTGGATACCAAGAAGGGCAATGAGCGCCTGGCGCGTAGCTGGAATAATTCATAGTTTGGAAGATTGGAAGGTGCATGAATGTGGAAGCTACATTTTCAACATGGACAAAATTTGGGAAGCTAGTCTTCACCATGGCTTTTATCCTTTATCATTGCCCAATTAA
- the LOC126655987 gene encoding very-long-chain aldehyde decarbonylase CER1-like isoform X1 yields the protein MATKPGVLTDWPWKSLGNFKYMILAPWVVHSIYSFTVKSENERDFTNFLIFPSIIFRYLHSQIWISVSRYQTAKGNKKIVDKPIEFHQVDRETNWDDQIIMYGIMSYFASMLVPWASKFPIWRTDGVVLTMLLHAGPVEFLYYWFHRALHHHYLYSRYHSHHHSSLVTQPITSVIHPFAEVMVYLMLFAIPPAVVVLSGRASVVALYSYMFYVDFMNNMGHCNFEILPKFIFSIFPPLKYIIYTPSYHSLHHTQFRTNYSLFMPFYDYIYDTIDKSSDSLYETSLEKPQEFPTLVHLTHFTTPASIYHLRLGFASFASRPLTCTPSYVAILSPFTYLFTVLVSLFGRVFVSERNIVNNVVSQTWIIPRYKTQYLRKWESRAINRFIEEAILEADAMGCKVLSLGLLNQAKELNRYGEVFVEKHPKLKLKLVDGSSLAAAVIINSIPKGTTQIFIGGKLTKVAKTVASALCHKGIQIVVLNEEEHGIPGLQTEHVDISKRYEQKIWLIGDDITENEQLKAPKGTLFIPFTQFPPKRVRKDCFYHVTPAMLTPNSLQNLDSCENWIPRRAMSAWRVAGIIHSLEDWKVHECGSYIFNMDKIWEASLHHGFYPLSLPN from the exons ATGGCTACAAAACCAGGAGTCCTCACTGACTGGCCATGGAAATCTCTTGGAAACTTCAag TATATGATTCTGGCTCCATGGGTGGTTCATAGCATTTACTCATTCACAGTAAAAAGTGAAAATGAGAGGGATTTCACCAACTTCCTCATATTCCCatctattatttttagataCTTACATAGCCAGATTTGGATTTCTGTTTCTCGTTATCAAACTGCTAAAGGCAACAAAAAGATCGTTGATAAGCCCATTGAGTTCCATCAAGTTGATAGAGAAACCAACTG GGATGACCAGATAATAATGTACGGAATAATGTCCTATTTTGCAAGTATGTTAGTTCCATGGGCATCAAAGTTTCCAATATGGAGAACAGATGGAGTAGTGTTAACAATGCTACTTCATGCCGGTCCTGTAGAGTTTCTCTATTACTGGTTTCATAGAGCTCTTCATCACCATTACCTCTATTCTCGTTATCATTCTCATCATCATTCCTCTCTTGTCACTCAGCCGATTACAT CTGTAATCCATCCATTCGCTGAAGTAATGGTGTATTTAATGCTTTTTGCAATACCACCAGCAGTTGTGGTATTGAGTGGAAGAGCCTCAGTGGTAGCTCTTTATAGTTACAtgttttatgttgattttatgaACAATATGGGACATTGCAATTTTGAGATCCTTCCTAAATTCATCTTCTCTATATTTCCTCCTCTCAAATACATCATCTACACACCCTC GTATCATTCACTGCATCACACACAATTTCGGACGAATTACTCATTATTCATGCCATTTTATGACTACATCTACGATACTATTGACAAATCAAGCGACTCTTTGTATGAAACTTCACTTGAAAAGCCTCAAGAATTCCCAACTCTTGTTCATTTAACCCACTTCACAACTCCTGCCTCTATTTACCATCTCCGGCTAGGGTTTGCATCCTTCGCTTCGAGGCCGTTAACTTGTACTCCAAGCTATGTCGCCATTTTGAGCCCGTTTACTTACTTATTTACGGTATTAGTAAGCTTGTTTGGCCGTGTATTTGTCTCCGAGAGGAACATCGTCAACAACGTTGTATCACAAACTTGGATCATTCCAAGATACAAAACACAG TACTTACGAAAATGGGAAAGCAGAGCTATCAACCGATTTATTGAAGAAGCTATACTGGAAGCAGATGCAATGGGCTGTAAAGTGCTGAGCTTAGGGCTTCTAAATCAGGcaa AAGAACTGAATAGATATGGAGAAGTATTTGTGGAAAAACATCCAAAGCTGAAGCTGAAATTGGTGGATGGGAGTAGCTTAGCTGCAGCTGTTATCATCAATAGTATTCCCAAAGGCACCACCCAAATATTCATCGGAGGCAAATTAACTAAAGTTGCTAAAACTGTTGCTTCTGCTTTATGCCATAAGGGCATCCAG ATTGTTGTGTTAAATGAAGAGGAACATGGAATTCCAGGACTTCAAACTGAACATGTGGACATATCAAAACGATATGAGCAAAAG ATATGGTTGATTGGAGATGATATAAcagaaaatgaacaattaaagGCTCCTAAAGGAACATTGTTCATACCTTTCACACAATTTCCTCCTAAAAGAGTTCGCAAAGATTGTTTCTACCATGTCACACCAGCCATGCTAACTCCTAATTCTCTTCAGAATTTGGATTCCTGTGAG AATTGGATACCAAGAAGGGCAATGAGCGCCTGGCGCGTAGCTGGAATAATTCATAGTTTGGAAGATTGGAAGGTGCATGAATGTGGAAGCTACATTTTCAACATGGACAAAATTTGGGAAGCTAGTCTTCACCATGGCTTTTATCCTTTATCATTGCCCAATTAA